AATTATGAAGGAACTGTGCAGCAGCTTCTGGATTCTGCGGTTGGAGATGCATGGAACAATGAGTATAACCTGTCACAGCTGATAAGGCCTCTGTCAGTAAACAGGCTGATGGAGAAGAAAGTGAACGAGCTGAGTGGAGGAGAGCTTCAGAAGGTTGCTGTAGCTCTTACATTGCTGAGAGAGGCTGACATCTATGCGCTGGACGAGCCTTCAGCCTTTACCGATATAGAAGACAGGATTGCCATGGCAAGGGCATTGCAGAGATACGTAAAGGCAAAGGGGAAGAGTGCAATAGTCATCGACCATGACGTAATGCTGATAGACATAGTTTCAGATGCGCTGATCATATTCACAGGCAGACCTGGCGAGAGAGGCGAAGCAAGTACAGTCATGACGAAAGAGAAGGGGATGAACATCTTTCTTGCGAACATAGGAATGACTTACAGAAGAGACCCCAGCACAGGCAGACCCAGAGTCAACAAGCCTGACAGCAGACTGGATAGGGAGCAGAAGGCAGCTGGAGCATACTATTACATGAAAAGAGAAGAAACGGATAAGGAAGATAAGTAAGAAGAAAAAGAAGAACAGAGAGATAGGAAGAATTGAAACTGATAAGGGAAATGTTGTCAGGTATTCTGAGCCAGGATGAACTCGAAAAAGTAGCTGGAGGTTTTGACCTGATAGGTAACATAGCAATACTGAAGCTACCTGAAGAGATGGAGCCAGCCAAGAAGAAAGTGGTGGCAGAATTACTTATGGACAGAATTCCGAGGCTGAAGTCAGTCTGGAACCAGACAAGCCCGTTTGAAGGGCCGTACAGGCTTAGAGGACTTGAGCACCTGGCTGGAAGCAGTGATACAAGGACAGAGTACAGGGAGCATGGTGTAAGATTGATTGTTGATGTAGCTAGAGCTTACTTCTCGCCAAGACTCTCAGAGGAGAGGCTAAGGGTTGCCAGGCAGGTAAGGGAAAATGAAGTAATATTCAACATGTTTTCGGGTGTTGGTAGCTATTCAATCCTTATAGCGAAGATGGTAAAGAATGTGAAAGTATACAGCAGCGAGATTAACGAGGAAGCTTACAACCTTATGGTTGAAAACATTGAACTGAACAGAGTATCAGGGAATGTCATACCAATGCTAGGAGACTGCAGAGAACATGCAAGGAACTTCAGGTCAGCGTTCAATAGGGTGATCATGTCGCTTCCCGAGGAATCGAGCAATTATCTACCCGTTGCCATTGAGACGGCCAGCAAAGGAGCTGTAATCCACTTCTATGCGATGGCGAAGGGAGAGAAGAAGAAAGTTGTGCAGGAAGAGTTTGAAAGGGTGAGGAGCAGATTCGACTCACTCAAAATGCTGGCTGGCAGAGTTGTTACTGAGGCTGGTCCCAGAGTTTACGAAGTTGTTCTTGACCTTTTGCGAGAATAATGAATTTTTCTGCACGAGCTCGCTAAAAGCGAAGCCACCCTGATGGGCTCAGGATATCTACCCTGAAGGAGAAAATCCTGAAGAATGGCTGCAGCATCGTCATCGTTGATTCCCAAGCTTCTTATGAAGATGCTTTTACCAGTCTTCAGCGTTATTCTCTTTCTCTCGCCAAGCCTCTTGTACTGTTCCAGCTTATGTGATGCTCTCTCACCAAACCTCTCCATTATTGCATTCTCGATACCTTTTGATTCCCTGTAGCTCAGGCAGACCAAAGGGATCCCAGTTTCCGAGTGCACCCTGTCAAGGTCCACAATGTTGTAATAACTTATGATGGCTCCAGATAGCATGATTATGTTGATATCACTTCTTTTGAAGGAGTGGTAGAGCTGTATTATTTTTGATGTTGAATCATCACCTCCAACAGATGTTCGTATGAAAGAGAAACCGTCGATGATGAAATCTTTTCTCATCACCACGCCTGCAAGAAGGCTCTTGGTATCTCTTTTGGGGTCGAACGACTCAGCTATACCCAGAGCCCTTATCCCAGATTTGAACGGGTGGATTCTTCGCAAAAGAGTTTATCAGCTCCGCCCTTCCTTCTTTCCATCCATCCATCTCACTTTTGTACCTTAAGAGGAGCCTGCTTGAAGTAATCCCTGAGCTGGTTAACTATTAGAAAGGTTCTTCTTGCTATACCCTCGTTTATCTGTCTGTTATCAAGAGACTTTAGTTCGTCAAGATAGGAGATTGCGCGAACATCGATCCCCAGCAATCCTGAAGAGGAAAGTCTGTTTGCCAGGTCGCTCAAAGTTGTATGTGCCTGGTCGACGCCAAGTTTTGCTGCTGCGGCAGCCAGAAGTAGCTCTGCGGCTTCATAGCTGTACTTCGCTGCCTGCGCAAATTCTCTGCCCTTCAGCAGGTCAGATGCTAGGTCTATCCTTATGTCAGCGTCTGAGCTCTGAACTGAAATGAAGTAGCTCTGCCCAGGGAAGAAAGAGGGCTGGGGAGCGTATGCAGCTCGAGACTGCGGGTTGACTGAACGATAGAGAGAAGCTACAAGTATGGCTAGAGCAATGAACGTCATGAACCAGTAAAAGAGAGCAACGTAGTCAACAGCTGAAACTGCAAGGGTGACTGAATGCGGTAGCATGGCTTACATATAGCGGCGACTCTGATTAATGCCTTTTCCTTCATTTTTATCTCGGCTTAACTCTGATTCTTCATCGTCGCCGCTATATTGTTATGGCAACA
This is a stretch of genomic DNA from Conexivisphaerales archaeon. It encodes these proteins:
- a CDS encoding DUF99 family protein yields the protein MRRIHPFKSGIRALGIAESFDPKRDTKSLLAGVVMRKDFIIDGFSFIRTSVGGDDSTSKIIQLYHSFKRSDINIIMLSGAIISYYNIVDLDRVHSETGIPLVCLSYRESKGIENAIMERFGERASHKLEQYKRLGERKRITLKTGKSIFIRSLGINDDDAAAILQDFLLQGRYPEPIRVASLLASSCRKIHYSRKRSRTTS
- a CDS encoding class I SAM-dependent methyltransferase family protein; translated protein: MKLIREMLSGILSQDELEKVAGGFDLIGNIAILKLPEEMEPAKKKVVAELLMDRIPRLKSVWNQTSPFEGPYRLRGLEHLAGSSDTRTEYREHGVRLIVDVARAYFSPRLSEERLRVARQVRENEVIFNMFSGVGSYSILIAKMVKNVKVYSSEINEEAYNLMVENIELNRVSGNVIPMLGDCREHARNFRSAFNRVIMSLPEESSNYLPVAIETASKGAVIHFYAMAKGEKKKVVQEEFERVRSRFDSLKMLAGRVVTEAGPRVYEVVLDLLRE